Genomic DNA from Haloplanus aerogenes:
TACGTCTTCGGATCGTCGAAGGGGAAGGGCGGCAAGACCAGTCGGACGGCGATGGCGTAGCCGTCGTACACCTGCAGATTCGGGTCCTCGCCGCGCGCGAGACGGTAGAAGAACTCGCCGGTCGGGGACTCGAACGTTTCCTGCTGGAGCGTGATCGTCGGGTAGCCGAAGCGGGGCGTGAACTCCAGCGGATAGACTCCGTCGCCGTCGACGATGCAGTTGAGGTCGATACTGCCGACGTAGCCCTCCGATGCGAGCCACGATTCGAGGGGTTCGAGCGTCGCCGCGAACAGCCGGTTACGCCCCGCCCAGAACGTCGAGGTCCCCATCTCTCCCGTTGAGGGGCCGATGTTGCCCGGGAAGAGTTTCTTGTGCTCGAAGTTGAAGTTGATCGGGTCGACGAACCGCTCGCCGTCGAAGAAGCCACAGATCGCCACTTCGACGCCGTCGACCTTCCGCTGGAGCTGGAAGCCCTTCATTCGGTGGCCCCACGCCTTCTCGTAGGCCTGCAACACGTCGATCACGTCGCTTCCGTCGTCCTCCCGGCCGACGTACAGCAGGCGTTTGACGTTCTGTACCTCCCCCAGCGGTTTGATGACGTACGGCGCTGAGTTGTCGCGGACGTGATCGATCGCCGCGTCGAACGACGTGAACTCGCGGTGATCGAGCGTGTTCACGCCGTGCTCTTCGAGCACCGACATCGCGTAGCCACGGTCCGCTTCGAGACGGTCGGTGTTCGGGGTCCCGCCGACGACGGCGTGGCCTTCGGCCCGCAACTCCTCGGCGA
This window encodes:
- a CDS encoding phosphoribosylamine--glycine ligase, with translation MDSRRFLFVSADVALIGDLAWQVHCEGHEVKYYIEASSDREIADGFVSKTDDWRAEVDWADVIVFDDIWVGDEAKTGELAEELRAEGHAVVGGTPNTDRLEADRGYAMSVLEEHGVNTLDHREFTSFDAAIDHVRDNSAPYVIKPLGEVQNVKRLLYVGREDDGSDVIDVLQAYEKAWGHRMKGFQLQRKVDGVEVAICGFFDGERFVDPINFNFEHKKLFPGNIGPSTGEMGTSTFWAGRNRLFAATLEPLESWLASEGYVGSIDLNCIVDGDGVYPLEFTPRFGYPTITLQQETFESPTGEFFYRLARGEDPNLQVYDGYAIAVRLVLPPFPFDDPKTYDENSRNAAVVFDTPSGEPPAGVHIEDAKRVDGQWRAAGESGMPLVVTGMGETMQAAREQAYDRIDDIVVPNCYYRDDIGERWIDGDGDRLLAWGYLGP